The following nucleotide sequence is from Anas platyrhynchos isolate ZD024472 breed Pekin duck chromosome 39, IASCAAS_PekinDuck_T2T, whole genome shotgun sequence.
GCACCGGTAACCGGGAGGCGGCCGGAAGTGACGCAGCCGCCGCCGTGGCCGGTACCGGGCGGGcgccagcgccgccgccgccgggcctcGCCGCCATTGCGGCGCGCACACTCAAaccgcgcccgccccgcgctcCCATTGGGCGCCGCCTCCGCCAATCGCCGCGCGCCGCCCCGGGGCGCCGGCCAATAGGGAGGCGCGCGGGGGGTCACGTGGCCGCGCCCGCCGGGTAACGgccggcagggagggaggggggaggcggggCTTTAGAAGTAGAGGGCGGGGCTTCGGCGGTGGGGgcggggtttggggtttggggtttggggtttggggtttggggtttggggtttggggtttggggtttggggtatGGGGTCGGCTCCACGGCGGCAGtggcggcgggagggggggcGTGCGGGAGCAGGGACGGGTCCCGGTTGGGGGGAGGGGCGGCCCGCTGCCGCCGTccctccgcgcccccccctcgggcacccccccgccgccgccgctgctgtaTCACGGTCCTGCGCTGCGGCCGCCGgcccggaccccccccgggccccacccccccaaaattggaccccccccaaaaaaaattggACCCACCCCAAAAAGAAATTGGACCCCCCTCATAAAAAATTGGACACCCCCCCATAAGAATCTGACTTCCCCCCAAAAATTTGGACCCCCCCCAATCGGTagtgccccccccctccaaactctgtctcccccccccccggtttaGGACTCGCCCCCCTTACCctaccccaaatgccccccccccccagctgggaccccccccaatctGCCCCCCCCGAATACCctacctgccccccccccccgttccaggaccccccaaaacgcccccccATAACCTACAGGAGCCCCCccatctgtgccccccccatatGTTTCATGACCCCCCCCCTCATATTTtgggaccccaaaatgcccccccaccccccatatgttgcaggaagcatgggcgaaagcacgacagacaccagcagagtcagatcgtGCAGCTCccttttattgcccgaatagcacaacttttatagtgaactttacaggggcggacaatgtttcacacaagattatttgtcaaaagcactcagacaaacaactagaagaaaacaaccccacctgcaagaaaagaaccccccttttgattagcagtcaggaaaacaaccccctttgtgattaacggtcacgtagaccttgtccttgaggccagctgctggtaacagtattttctgagtttggcgctgtgggaacactgtcatgggaacttctcatagttgccctggtagcttggtttgctcagctacagcaagccatgggatttttgctgtttcaagaaatccctcaacacacaTGCAACTAGGCAAAGAAAGTAAGGCtgaaagcaggattgctacctTGGACTTTCGAAGAGCCAACTTTGACCTCttccgggacctgcttgggagtatctcatagGATAGGCTGCTCGAaagcaagggtgcttgtgagagctgggctacatttaagcagcacttcttccatgctcaggatcggtgcatcccaAGGAACaggaaatcggggaaggggggcaggaaacctgtgtggatgagcaaggagctcatcaataatATCAAATGGAAGAGGATGGTctgtgaaatgtggaaaaagggcctgtcctcttgggaggagtatagatgtgttgtcagggcctgcagggatgcgaccaggaaggctaaagcccacctagagatgaggcttgcgaaagagataaaggataataagaagggtttttcaagtatgtaaacggcaagaggaagactagggataatgtgggtcccttgctgaatgaggggggttTCCTGGTCAAGGGAGACgttgagaaggcagagatactgaatgctttctttgcgtcagtctttgcttcaaggacactcccccgggactcctcgcccctggcaataggacaaagggtctgggaaatggagggctcccccctggtggaCGTGGGAGTGGTTCGGGAGCGTCTGTGTgggctcaacacacacaaatccctgggtcccgatgggatgcatctgcgtgtgctaagggagctggcagatgtgatcgccgaaccgctctctatcatctttgaaaggtcctggagaatgggtgaggtgcctgaagactggaggatagccaaagTCACTCAGAAGTGACCTCGTAggccctttctgtgacatgttgctgctgttgccctatcaactgcagaggcagaagtgacctcacagtccctgccacagtcacattcctcctgctggggcaggagatcctgaggcagagttGAGGTCATCAGAGCATTTCctctcatctcctccttgtCGCCTACAAGCAGATcaaatccatggcccctcacattcatctttgaatgccgTGTGACTGCATggagtgggtttacgtggcatggttttggtagtggggggccaTAGAGGTGGCTTtggtgagaagaatccagaagctgccccacgttagataagggccccactgctggccagaactGGGCCAATAAGCGACAttctttgcacctctgtgagagcatatttaaacagaagaaaaaaaaaaaaaggcaaaaaaaaaaaaaaaagctgctgtagaacagcagctgggagaaagagaggagtgagaaatagCCTTGCAGGTGCTAAGATCAGTTATGAAGGAGGGGGAGACGTGCTCCATGtcccggagcagaagtcccctgcggcctgtgatgaggaccatggtgaagcaggctgtcccccttcAACCTGTAGAGGAGACCATGgcggagcaggtggacctgcactgacagAGGTTGTAGTTTGTGGaggacccctgccagagcagattccaggccagacctgtaacccgtggagaggagcccacgcaggaccaggtgacctggcaggagctgctgcccgtgggggacccaggttggagcagtttgctcctgagggatggaccccatggtctGGAGCAGTTTTTGATATCTTGCCTCCTGACCTCCCCAGATATGTCCTTGTGTTTGGGGCAGCTTTTCAAACATTGCCATGACCTGCAAGATGCTGTCTCCCTGCATGGGGACGGTCAGTTTCTGAGACAGAAGTGACATCTTAGTGGGATGGAAGGACACAGCATGCTGTAGGCAGGCCCTGCACAGCATGCGtagcagccctgcacagcccctgagGGGCCCAGCCCCAGTTCGTGCCCCCCAGCTTGTGCTCCAGAAGGGCTCCCCTAGGTCCTGTGTCACTTTTCCCACCTGGGTCCCTCGGCTATCCAAGGAAACCTTGGAGGCAGTGtccacctctgactggaaaactGAAACCAGCCATGAAAATAGATTGAAGAAACAGTTCAAAGCTGTGCAAAAAAGGATTCTAAGTAATAGCTGAAATAATCTCCCTTGCCAGCatcaccagctttttttttttctatgaatgttcattatttatttacacagttTTCCATTGACAACACCATGGAGAAGTGCAATAAATCAAATTATGCTTTCTTGAACAATAGTTTTATGcaaacatttaggaaaatacattttacataaacACACATTTACCAAAACACATTTCCCAACAATTctaatgcttctttctttttttcctttttttttttttttttctcctccatttcttctgtccttgAAGAGCACTCTGAGGGAGAGTCATTGCATTAAAGATTAATGCATGTTTAAAAGACTGAGATTGAGAAATACGCTCCATGCCATCATGAAGGGAGATAACAAAGAGTGTCAACAGTGTTGGCCCAAGTGCCCATCactgagggatgctgctggtaaCTGGCTGAAAGGAGGACTTTGTACCACTGACACCTTGCCCCCAAAAACATCATCCCCTTTTTCAGTCCAAATATCACCAGTGTGGCTAAAGGGAACCCCAGGAAACCATGGCAAAGGCCTTGCTAAAGTGCAGGTTCACCTCgttcccttctttcccctccccttctgttTCAGCAGTTCCTTTGGTTCCTCCAACTGCCTGAAGAAGGCTGTGGCAGGACTTTCCCTATCACATTCCCAGGGTTAGAGGTGACAATTGCAGTTCTGCCAATCctttttcttgcccttcctgAAGATGCGTTTGATGCCCACATTTTTCAAGTCCCCAGAAATCTTGCTGATCCAAATGCCTGACAGCCCGGTCGAGAAAGGCGGGGTAGTGTGACATAACAGAGAGGGGCATCTGCAATGAACCTATGCAAAAGGGGTTCCAGGAATCTCACAGGGACACTGGGGGTTGTTCCTGGAATCACACAGGGCAatggcagggctgtgtgagGTGTCCACATCTGAGCAGACCTCATACACACATGCCTTTAGAGAGAGCTCCTGCAGtcactgccagaggctgggagacacctcagctgtggggtgcctcgccctgctctgccctcctctgagATACCCCAGGACATGAGGAATGGGCACAGAGACCTCGGTTCAAGGAGGAACgtcccagagctgccttcagGTGGCTTCCCAGGGGATGTTACTTGGCCTTGTGACGCTATCTGCCCAGCTGGCCTTCATGAGACTTCTAGGAATAGCGGATGGCCTTTGTGCTCCTTCGTGTTCATCTCTCCACACACATATGACgtgcctgccagcaccagcattGGGTTTCTCTTTCAATGTCTCCCATGCACATACAGCAGGCCCTGCTCTTCTGGGAAATCGTATCCCTCAAGAAGCAATGAGCAATGGCCTGGCCAGCCATTGCTGAACTTACTACCCACACCTCTGAGCTTGTGATGGCACTCTCCAGagtatgaaaaattattaaaaagaaaaccttgttcCTGCAATGCATTCTGAGTCATATGCAGAAGacaataggcttttttttttttttttttaagtattagtTCATCAGTTTCCTCaaggcatccttgagctcctggttcctcatgctgtagatgagtgggttcactgctggaggcaccactgagtacagaacggATACCACCAGGTCAAGGCATGGcgaagagatggaggggggcttcaagTAGGCAACCATGACAGTGCtaacaaacagggagaccacggccaggtgagggaggcatgtggaaaaggctttgtgccagccctgctcagagggcatcctcagcaccaccctgaagatctgcacataggaaataacaatgaaaacaaaagaaccaaagactaaggaaaaactgaaaacaagtagCTCAaattccctgaggtaggcatctgagcaggagagcttgaggatctgggggatttcacagaagaactgctccacagcattgccatggcagagcggcagggaaaatgtgttggccatgtgcaggacagcttggagaaagccactgccccaggcagctgctgccatggtggcacaagctctgctgcccaggaggctcccatagtgcaggggcttgcagatggcaacatagcggtcataggccatgacagtgagaattgaaaactctgaaccaaagaagaagacgaaaaagagaacttgtgcagcacagccttgataggagatggtcctggtgtcccagagggaattggccatggctttggggacagtaaTGGAGATGCatcccaggtcgaggagggcgaggttgaggaggaagaagtacatgggggtgtggaggcggtggtcgcaggctacagcgctgaggatgaggccgttgccca
It contains:
- the LOC140001198 gene encoding olfactory receptor 14C36-like, encoding MDLINGLNFTCDHRLHTPMYFFLLNLALLDLGCISITVPKAMANSLWDTRTISYQGCAAQVLFFVFFFGSEFSILTVMAYDRYVAICKPLHYGSLLGSRACATMAAAAWGSGFLQAVLHMANTFSLPLCHGNAVEQFFCEIPQILKLSCSDAYLREFELLVFSFSLVFGSFVFIVISYVQIFRVVLRMPSEQGWHKAFSTCLPHLAVVSLFVSTVMVAYLKPPSISSPCLDLVVSVLYSVVPPAVNPLIYSMRNQELKDALRKLMN